One Streptomyces sp. L2 genomic window carries:
- a CDS encoding helix-turn-helix transcriptional regulator produces MTKKMGYRWNLRQIMASREMFATTDLVPLLAERGIHLSREQVFRLVTQPPQRLSMDTLAALCDILDVGVADLIEITVVNEQVRKAAGETGKVPPPTVRRSTIRRPEGL; encoded by the coding sequence GTGACCAAGAAGATGGGCTACCGCTGGAACCTGCGGCAGATCATGGCCAGCCGCGAGATGTTCGCCACCACCGACCTGGTGCCGCTGCTCGCGGAACGCGGCATCCACCTCTCCCGCGAACAGGTCTTCCGCCTGGTGACTCAACCACCCCAGCGCCTGAGCATGGACACTCTCGCCGCGCTGTGCGACATCCTCGACGTCGGCGTAGCCGACCTGATCGAGATCACCGTGGTCAACGAACAGGTCCGCAAGGCTGCCGGCGAGACCGGCAAGGTTCCGCCGCCGACAGTACGGCGCTCTACGATTCGCCGCCCGGAGGGACTGTGA
- a CDS encoding tyrosine-type recombinase/integrase yields MRATDLPGAAHLVLASGVIHLAPETAVFDAMLDGWQLQQRTRFLKADTIRGRVELMRRLAAYTNAYPWQWEAADVEAFIDHLRQRPRPIVVSTARIYQHSVRMFMEYITDPRYCWPRVCQEQFSTAPVQILHEWNTVVHVTEYEGEPRRRPLTYDEIQALFDAADGRVEEIRARHRKGALAAMRDAAMLKTVYAFGLRRREAWGLDLGDLRHNPKSPVFGRCGALFVRWGKSSRGSAPKRRTVLTIPEMDWIVPVLEQWLDEVRPAFGAGRHPAMWVTERAGRMSLRRINEAFTEARQAAGLPAELDLHCLRHSHITHCVEFDYPEKFVSSQAGHTYAATTAIYTGVSDEYRNRLLQRSLARHPELWDEEPAS; encoded by the coding sequence ATGAGAGCAACTGATCTGCCGGGTGCGGCGCATCTGGTGCTGGCTTCCGGCGTCATCCATCTGGCCCCGGAGACCGCGGTGTTCGACGCGATGCTGGATGGCTGGCAGCTCCAGCAGCGCACGCGGTTTTTGAAGGCGGACACCATTCGCGGACGCGTTGAGCTGATGCGTCGGCTGGCGGCGTACACCAACGCCTATCCCTGGCAGTGGGAAGCGGCCGACGTAGAGGCGTTCATCGATCACCTGCGTCAGCGGCCGCGGCCGATCGTGGTGTCCACCGCACGGATCTATCAGCACAGCGTGCGGATGTTCATGGAGTACATCACCGACCCGAGGTACTGCTGGCCACGCGTGTGCCAGGAACAGTTCAGCACGGCCCCCGTGCAGATCCTGCACGAGTGGAACACCGTGGTGCATGTCACCGAGTACGAGGGTGAGCCGCGGCGTCGGCCGCTGACCTACGACGAGATCCAGGCCCTGTTCGACGCTGCTGACGGACGGGTGGAGGAGATCCGGGCCCGGCACCGCAAAGGCGCGCTCGCCGCGATGCGGGACGCGGCCATGCTCAAGACGGTCTACGCGTTCGGCCTGCGCCGGCGCGAAGCCTGGGGACTGGACCTGGGCGACCTGCGGCACAACCCGAAGTCGCCCGTCTTCGGCCGGTGCGGCGCGCTGTTCGTACGCTGGGGGAAGTCGTCCCGGGGCAGCGCCCCCAAGCGGCGCACGGTACTGACCATCCCGGAGATGGACTGGATCGTGCCCGTGCTGGAACAGTGGCTGGACGAGGTGCGTCCCGCCTTCGGCGCCGGGCGGCATCCGGCAATGTGGGTGACCGAGAGGGCCGGGCGCATGTCGCTGCGCAGGATCAACGAGGCGTTCACCGAGGCACGCCAGGCAGCCGGACTCCCGGCCGAGCTCGATCTGCACTGCCTACGTCACAGCCACATCACGCACTGCGTGGAATTCGACTACCCGGAGAAATTCGTCTCTTCCCAGGCCGGACACACCTACGCCGCCACCACCGCGATCTACACCGGCGTCTCCGACGAGTACCGTAACCGGCTGCTGCAACGCTCCCTGGCCCGCCATCCGGAATTGTGGGACGAGGAACCGGCGTCGTGA
- a CDS encoding recombinase family protein — protein sequence MREDHATLVGLGLGPEDLEALGLDKPATAEPSGLMDAYLRRSNKKEDLATLRGHLRDVVRWAQTNGLQIRHVWFEQLSASKTYVRRREFEKATQAIMDGKSKTLGVWKTDRFDRRGMGAVGRMLDEFDRRQSRLVSVSEGLDSSQGGRMVFAILSERAREEAKDIAKRVKIGHDSHKAEGRRGTGRPPFGLYSAPGSGKVEPHPDEYDTARRLADLLLDKKTTKDTAHQLNKEGYRTRSGATWSPTAVSKLAQSPLFAGMVPVRRRKTDEHGNPLDSWEGYGEPLRNEKGEVIMCGKGVVTPGEWFKIKALIAERTDERWAKGKPEAKYLGTGSYRCGRLRDKKGTGELESCGGSMSHRGGRYRCEVRQTRGKSICEGVVTLADRIDHAVGQAWVHHITALEPGAPVVIEIARRWLAFADPETQAKKDEAQKALEAAQRRVKKLEDDFYVYGKMDEERFEELSEGQRAVIESTTATLEALDAEADLSPLTQVDTLREAWEAADMADKRMLLKCALGKKGITVKPAARQGDHTPILERLEFDWLSKKDTTTEK from the coding sequence GTGCGCGAGGATCACGCGACGCTGGTCGGGTTGGGGCTCGGCCCTGAGGACCTGGAAGCCCTGGGCCTGGACAAACCCGCGACGGCCGAGCCGTCCGGACTCATGGACGCCTACCTGCGACGGAGCAACAAGAAGGAAGACCTGGCCACGCTGCGGGGGCACTTGCGGGACGTGGTGCGCTGGGCGCAGACGAACGGACTTCAGATCCGGCACGTCTGGTTTGAACAACTCTCGGCTTCCAAGACCTACGTAAGGCGCCGGGAGTTCGAGAAGGCCACCCAAGCGATCATGGACGGAAAGTCCAAGACGCTCGGCGTGTGGAAGACGGACCGCTTCGACCGGCGCGGCATGGGAGCGGTGGGCCGGATGCTGGACGAGTTCGACCGCCGGCAATCGCGGCTCGTTTCCGTTTCCGAAGGGCTGGACTCCTCACAGGGTGGCCGCATGGTTTTTGCGATCCTGAGCGAACGTGCCAGGGAGGAAGCGAAGGACATAGCGAAGCGCGTGAAGATCGGCCATGACTCGCACAAGGCGGAAGGCCGAAGGGGAACGGGCAGGCCCCCGTTCGGTCTCTACAGCGCGCCCGGAAGCGGCAAGGTCGAACCCCATCCCGACGAGTACGACACAGCCCGCAGGCTGGCGGACCTCTTGCTCGACAAGAAGACGACGAAGGACACCGCCCACCAACTCAATAAGGAGGGGTACCGGACCCGGAGCGGTGCCACCTGGTCGCCCACGGCGGTGAGCAAGTTGGCTCAGTCCCCGCTCTTCGCCGGCATGGTCCCGGTCCGGCGGCGCAAGACGGACGAGCACGGCAACCCCTTGGACAGTTGGGAGGGGTACGGCGAGCCTCTGCGCAATGAGAAGGGCGAAGTCATCATGTGCGGCAAGGGGGTCGTGACGCCGGGCGAGTGGTTCAAGATCAAGGCGCTCATTGCCGAGCGGACCGACGAACGGTGGGCGAAGGGGAAGCCGGAAGCGAAGTATCTGGGCACGGGGAGCTACCGATGCGGGCGGCTACGGGACAAGAAAGGCACGGGGGAACTTGAGTCGTGTGGTGGTTCGATGAGCCACCGTGGCGGGCGCTACCGGTGTGAGGTCCGGCAGACGCGGGGCAAGTCCATCTGCGAGGGAGTGGTGACCCTCGCCGACCGCATCGACCACGCGGTTGGACAGGCTTGGGTCCACCACATCACGGCCCTTGAGCCTGGTGCCCCGGTGGTCATCGAGATAGCCCGCCGGTGGCTCGCCTTCGCGGACCCCGAAACGCAGGCGAAGAAGGACGAGGCTCAGAAGGCCCTTGAGGCCGCTCAGCGGCGTGTGAAGAAGCTCGAAGACGACTTCTACGTGTACGGGAAGATGGACGAAGAGCGCTTCGAGGAGCTGAGCGAAGGACAGCGCGCCGTCATCGAGAGCACCACCGCGACCCTTGAGGCGCTGGACGCGGAGGCAGACCTCTCGCCCCTCACGCAGGTCGACACCCTGCGTGAGGCATGGGAAGCGGCGGATATGGCGGACAAGAGGATGCTCCTGAAGTGCGCCCTTGGAAAGAAGGGCATCACGGTCAAGCCGGCCGCGCGGCAGGGGGACCACACCCCGATCCTGGAACGGCTTGAGTTCGACTGGCTGTCGAAGAAGGACACAACCACCGAGAAGTGA